DNA from Marinagarivorans cellulosilyticus:
TTTGTCCACTGACGCAGCCGGTACATACACACCTGCCTACGAGGTACTGACAGAAAAATCGTTTGTGAATGCAGTTGTGGGCTTGCTAGCAACCGGCGGCTCGACCAACCACACCATGCACCTTGTGGCTATGGCCCGTGCAGCTGGCGTGATTTTAACGTGGGAAGATATGGACGAGCTTTCTCGTGCAGTGCCTTTGTTGGCGCGTATTTACCCCAACGGTGAAGCGGATGTGAACCACTTTCACCAAGCTGGTGGCATGGCGTATCTCGTCAAAGAATTACGTTTAGCCGGCTTGCTCAATGAAGATGTGAAAAACATCATGGGGTCCGGTTTAGATAGCTATGAAATGCAACCTAAGCTCGATGACAAGGGCAATGCGGTATGGCAAGACAAAGCCGGTGAGTCTAAAGACCCACTAATTTTACGCACCGCTGCTGATCCCTTTGATGCAGAAGGTGGGCTGCGCTTGTTGGCTGGCAACCTTGGCCAAGCCGTGATTAAGATTTCTGCGGTAGCACCTGAATTTCGAGTATTAGAAGCGCCGTGTATTGTTTTTGAAGACCAAAACGACCTGATTGAGGCGTTCAAGCGTGGCGAGTTAAACCGCGACTTTATCGCTGTTGTTCGCTTCCAAGGCCCGCGGGCTAATGGTATGCCAGAGCTGCATAAAATGACGCCGCCATTAGGGTTGTTGCAAGACCGGGGCTTTAAGGTGGCACTGGTGACCGATGGCCGCATGTCGGGCGCTTCGGGTAAGGTGCCGTCGGCAATTCACATGTCGCCAGAAGCTTTAAACGGTGGTTTGTTGGCCAAAGTGCAAACGGGCGATGTTATTTACTTTGATGCCGAACAAGGCATTGTAGAGCTAAAAGTAAGCGAGCAAGAGCTTGCGACGCGCACAGATGCTACTCAACCTGCGCAAACGCACGATTTGGGGCGCAACTTATTTGGTGGCTTCCGCAGTTTGGCTGATCGTTCACAAGACGGCGCGAGCGTATTTAACCAGTCTATTGATTTTGAATAAACGTTTTAAAAGGGCAAAATAATGAGTATTACAAAAGAGTTCTTGGCACCGATAGGTGTAATGCCTGTGATTGTATTGGACGCCGTTGAAGATGCCGTTCCCGTTGCGAAAGCTTTACAAAAAGGCGGCATTACCTCGGTTGAAATTACCTTGCGTACCCCTGTTGCCTTGGATTGCATCAAAGCCGTTAAAGATGCGTGCCCAGATATCATCGTAGGCGTAGGGACTATCGTAACGCAGCAGAATATTGAGCAAGTCGCAGCGATTGGTGTCGACTTTGCTGTATCGCCAGGCATGACCGAAGGCTTGGTGAAAAAGTCGCAAGACTGCGGCGTTAATTTATTGCCTGGCGTTGCCACTTGTTCTGAAGTGATTCAGGGCATGGAGCTTGGTTTAAGCTGCTTTAAACTATTCCCTGCAACAGCCGTAGGCGGGTTACCGTTGCTTAAATCGATAAACGGCCCATTGCCACAGGCGACCTTCTGCCCAACTGGCGGTTTAACCATCGATGACTTTACCGACTTTTTAGCATTGCCTAACGTGGCTTGTGTGGGCGGTTCATGGTTGGTGCCCAAAGGCCTTGTTGCCGCTAAAGATTGGCAAGGCATTACCGACATCGCCGCTAAAACCATGGCAAAAATTGGTTAATCAATACGAAGCTTTAGCGTATTGATTCCAAAAGGTCGCCAGTAGGCGGCCTTTTTTTTCGGCTGTGTTTTTTGATCTACACTTATTGGGTGATACCTCCTTGCTGGAGAGGCGGACTTTGAGCCGATACGGAATAAGTGAATGATGCTAGGTCTTGATGTACTCATAGCGGTTGTTATTGGCGCTCTTGTCGGCACCTTGGTAGCCTATGTGGCTTCAACTCTCGTGCGCAGGCGCGCTCAAAAGCACAGTAATTTGATTGCGTTGATTGCTAGGGTTCAATCACGCTTTTTAAATAATGGTGATGCTAAAACGGCCTTTTATCAGTTGCTTGAAGAGATGGTTGCAATGACCGCCAGCGACTATGGCTACATTGCCGAGGTTCGCCATGACGATTACGGTCAGCCCTACCTAAGAACAAGAGCGCTATGGGATACTTCCTGGTCGCCAGATACCCGAGAGCTTTACCGCGACCAAGACCTTGGTGGCGGTATGGAATTTCACGATATTCAAAATATTCTAGCGTCCGTATTAGTCATAGGTGAAACCGTTTTTATTAACGATGTTGAAGCTTATAGCCAAAAGGCATGCGACTACGAAATTCGCCCTATGCATACCTTTGTTGGCTTGCCGGTTTATGTTGAGCAACGCTTGGTGGCCGTCGTGGGGTTGGCGAACCGCCCAACGGGTTACGATTTGGCGCAAGAACAAGAGGTGACACCTTTATTAGCGACTGTTGGCCAGATATTAGACAACTGCATTATTAGCGCGCAAAAGCGCCGAGTTGAATCACAGTTCGAAACGACAAAAGCGCTAGTTGATGGCAGTAACGATGCCATTGTTTTGTCGAGTAACGGTGTGTTTATCGATTGTAATCCAGCAACGCAAGCGCTGTTCCAGTGCACTAAAGAGCAGTTTTTGGGTAAAAGCTTGCGCGATTTTTCTCCCGAGAAGCAAGACGATGGCAGTGATTCCCACACTAAAGCGCTGGCTTATAGCCGAATGGTGGAAGGTGGCGAGCCGCAACGTTTTTTATGGCAATACAAAAAAGCAAGCGGCGAGCTATTTACCGCAGAAGTATCGCTGAGCAGTATTAATGATGATGGCCACAAAATTTTTGCTGCGGTGCTAAGGGATGTGACCGAGCAAGAGCGCTACCAACGCCAAATTAAAGAACAAAAAGCACAGCTTGAGTTAGTGTTGGAGGGAACCTCTGCAGGTATTTGGGATTGGAACTTAAAAACGCAAGAGATAACCTTTAACGAGCGTTGGGCCAATATTATTGGTTACACCTTGGCAGAGCTGGAGCCCATAAGCTTAGAAACTTGGAAGCACGCCTGCCACCCTGATGATTTTGCAGCGTCGTCTAGCGCGTTACATGATTGCTTGAGTGGTAAAACAGACAGTTATATTTTTGAAACGCGCATGCGGCATAAAAATGGTTCTTGGATTTGGGTGCTTGATACCGGCAAGGTGGTAGCAAAGGACGAACAAGGAAACCCTGTTCGCATGGTGGGCACTCATATTGATATTGACCTAGTTAAGCGCTCGGAAGAGCGTGCGGCAGCGGCAAATTTACAACTCAAAAATTTTTTCAATTTGTCACAAGATTATATGTGCGTGGCAAATGTGAGTGGCCATTTTGAAAAGGTTAATCAAAAATTTGTTAATGAGTTGGGTTATTTAGAAAGCGAACTTTTGCAGCAGCCTTTCTTTAACTTTATTCACCCTGATGATTACGACAATACGATGGATGAGTTGCTGTCGCTGTCTGATGGGCACTCCTCTGTAGGTTTTCGTAATCGATTTCGCAAGCATGAGGGCGATTACATTACGTTGCAATGGAACCTTACGCCAGATCCAAGCAACGGAAAAATTTATGCAACAGCCTTTGACGTTACCGAGAAAGACAAAGCCGAGCAAGAATTACGCATGTTATCGCGAATTGCTAAAGAGGTACGCACCGGTGTCGTCGTTACCGATGATCAAGGAAGAATTACGTGGGCTAATGAGGCATTTGAAGGAATTTCCGGCTATTGCTTGGATGAATTTATTGGTAAAAAGCCTAAAGATTTCTTGCACGGGGTTGAAACAGATGAAAAAACAATACGGGAAATGCGTGCTGCAATAGCAGAAAAACGCGATTTTCGTGTGGAGGTGGCAAATTACCATAAAGACGGCAGTATCTATTGGGTTGATATCGACTGTAGCCCGATGTTAGGTAGTGGCGGTGAGTTACAAGGTTTTATGGCGATTGAAACCGATATTACCGAGCAAAAAAATAATGCTCTTGAGCTCGAGCGGCAACAGATGCTTTTAGAGCAAATGAGCGAGATCGGTAATATTGGCGCATGGGAGGTTGACTTACTCACAAAAGAAATTTATTGGTCTTCTTTTACGCGTAACATACACCAAGTCGATGAATCCTTTAAGCCGACACTAGATAAAGCTATTAATTTTTATAAAGAGGGGGATAGTAGAAATAAAATTACAAGTGTTGTGAATAAAGCAATAGAGACTGGTGAGGCCTGGGCGCTTGAGGTTCAATTAATTACTGCGCAAGGGCGCGAACTTTGGGTTTCAACCACAGGAAAAGCCATTTTTTCAAATGGACGTTGCGTTAAACTAATGGGTTCGTTTCAAGATATCGACGAGAGAAAGCGCCATCAAATCACGTATCAAAAATCTGTATTACATAGCCAAGCGCTGGCGAGTTTAACTTTGCGCGACGAGGTATTACATGGCGACTTAGTTGCTGCGGCACCGGCAATATTAGTGAGTGCTTCTGATGCTTTACAGGCTTGTCGTGTAAGTATTTGGCTATTTGACGATGACTGTGGGCAGCTAGAGTGCGTGTCGTTATACGAGTCGGAACCGAAAAGATTTACATCTGGTGCTGTGTTGGCTAAGGCCGACTACCCCGAATATTTTAATTACCTGTTTACCCATTCAATATTAAGCGCTGGCGATGCTAATACTCACCCTGGTTCTTATGAATTTAGCGAAGGCTATCTTAAACCATTGGGTATTGTCTCTATGCTAGATGGCGTTATATCGGGTGGGGGCAGCTTTGTTGGCGTTGTGTGTGTTGAGCATACGCAGTCACGGCGCGACTGGAGTGCGGCAGAAGAAACATTTGTTGGCACTATTGCAACGATTGTGAGTAGTGTAGTTGATCGAGAAAAACGCCGAAAAACCGAGCAAGTATTGATAACGGCAATTGAAGAAGCTAATGCAGCGGCTCAAGCTAAAAGTGATTTTCTAGCCAGTATGAGTCACGAAATAAGAACACCCATGAATGGGGTGTTAGGTATGTTGGGCTTAGTGCTTAAAACGGAATTAAATGCCGATCAATATCGAAAAATTAATATTGCACAAAATAGTGCACAGTCGTTATTAACCATTATTAACGATATATTAGATTTCTCCAAAATTGATGCCGGTAAACTGGAAATGGAGTTGTTGGCATTTGATTTAATTGGATTGTTGGCTGAAGTATCCGAAACTATGGCGTTTCGGGCGGAAGAGCAACAGTTAGAATTGATACTAGATGTGACGGGGGTTGCTCAACCACACGTGCTTGGTGATCCTGGGCGTTTGCGACAAATATTCATGAATTTGATCAGTAATGCGCTTAAGTTTACTCATCAGGGCGAGGTTGTTATTTCGGCCGAAACGACGGATAACGAGGATGGCCGCTTGTGCTTTGTTGGTCATGTTACCGATACGGGTATCGGTATTTCGCCAGAAAAACAAGCTGATTTATTTGATGCTTTTACGCAGGTTGATGCTTCAAATACTCGGCAGTATGGTGGCACAGGTTTAGGTTTGTCGATTGTAAAAAAATTGTGCGAAGCTATGGATGGTGAGGTATGGGTAGAAAGTAATCTTGGTCAAGGCAGTTGCTTTAGCTTTAAAATATTTTTGCAAAAAGATACCTCGCCCGAATTGGCACTGCCAAAAATAGACTTAAATCATCGAAAAGTACTTGTGGTTGATGACAATGCTACCAATCGAGAAATTGTAGCGGAGCAATTAGCACAATGGAATATCGACGTGTATTTGGCTTGCGGTGCTAATGAAGCAGTCGCTTTGTGCTCGGCGCATATTGAAAGCGGTTTATTTGACATCGCGTTATTAGATATGCAAATGCCGGGCATTGATGGCGCCACATTAGGGAAAACACTTAAAAGCGACCCACGTTACCGGCAGATGCCGCTGATAATGATGACATCTCAAGCGCAGCGGGGGGATGCGGCTGAATTTGCTGCGCTTGGTTTTGCTGGTTATTTTCCTAAACCCGTTAGCCCTCAAGTACTCTTGAATGCGATTAAGGTAATTTTAGAGGGATCGGTGTTAGAGTATGCTGCTCCGCTAGTCACCCGCCACTTTTTAGATAATTTAGAGCAGCCAGAAATACCTCTTCTTTCACCGACAGATTGGCCATTAAATGCGAGAATTCTATTGGTTGAGGATCATAGTATTAACAGAGAGGTTGCTATTAATCTGTTGGAAGACATAGGGCTAACTGCCGATGTTGCGGTCGATGGTAAAGAGGCTATATCAACTCTAATTCAGGCTCCTGCGGCTTACCCGTATCAGCTGGTGCTCATGGACTGCCAAATGCCGGTAATGGATGGGTTTGCCGCGACCAAGGCTATTCGCCAAGGCGAGGCGGGCGATACCAATCGTAATATAACGATTATTGCGATGACAGCGAACGCATTAAAAGGTGATAAAGAGCGCTGCCTTGATGCCGGCATGAATGATTACCTTCCTAAGCCTATCGATGTAGAGAAGCTTGAAAGCACTTTAAAACAATGGTTATTAGCGGTGGGGAATACACCCAAAGCAACCATAAGCGACGTTAACGATAAGGCTTCTGTGAGAGATGCGCCGGCCAGTAATACTTTTGCAAGCAATACTTTTGAGAGTACTACTTCTTCCAGTAATACCTCTTCCAGCAATACCTCAGCAGGTGCGCCGGCGCTAAATTCGCAATTATTGAGGCCTTTTTCTGGTCCTGCGTCGCACTTTTCGACACAAAGTTGCGAGTTGGGGGAAGATAACGTAAGCGACGATGCGCGAGCAGTGCCCTTATCTAATATGGAGCAAAAGCTTGAAGACTTAGAAGCTGCAATCTGGGATTTAGCGGGTGCCTTAAAGCGTGTGCGCGGTCGCCCAGAACGCTTGTTATCATTGATTCAGTCTTATTCAGAGCAAAGCCCAGAGATTATTAGCGACCTCTACCAAAAAATAGAGTCCAATGAGCTGGCCGAGGCTGCCGCGCTGTGCCATACGTTGCGCGGGGTAGCAGGTAATTTGGGAGGAACCCAACTAATAGCCATGGCAGAGCACTTAGAAGCCAGCTGTAACCAGCAAGACCATGATGAGGCCGAGCGGCTGGTGGGCGAGCTATTGGTTAGCAATAATGATTTTTTAACGGCTATTCAGGGTTACCGACATTAGTAGGTGTTTCGCGGTATACCTTTGCTTATCCTCCGGCTAAAATGGCGGCCGCTGTGAAGCAGCGGTTATAGAGCACTGCTTCACTCCATCTTGATTCTTAGCAATAGATTGTTGTCTGTATGGCCCACGATTACGCAAAAAAGCCGCGCGCAAATGCTAAAACGGCGCCCAAAGCTAAAGCCGCAAGAACAACGAAAAGAGCGCGCCGCGCCCCTGAGCCGCCGGCTAAATCGATACCGGGCTGGTTGTGGCTACTGGTAGGCTTGGCGATGGGAGCATTTGTTATGTTCTTGGTGCGATTGGCCGATGTAGACACGGCTGAATCTACCGCTGCGCCTACTCCTGTGGTTGCGCCAGCTGTTAAAGCTGCGCCAGAAAAAACAACGCGTACAGCGCCGGCCAAGACGGCAGCAAAACCCCAAACACCGGCACCTAAGGCTGAGCCGCAAAAACCGCGCTTCGATTTTTATCATATGCTAAAAGAAAATGAAGTTCCGGTTGCAGCCCCCAGTGGCGATACCGCGCAGGCAAAAGCAAAGCCCGAACGCATTTTTATTTTGCAGGTAGCCTCGTTTAAAAAACCAGAAGATGCAGAACAACTGAAAGTGGAGTTGCTGCTGTTAAATTTAGAAGCGCGAACAGAGGAGGTGAAGGTGCGTAACGGAGAGACTTGGCACCGAGTGCTTGCAGGGCCATTTAAAACACGCTCTCAGCTGGCGAAAGCGCGCAGTACGTTAATTTCCAATGGACACCAAGCTTTAGTGATGGAGTACAAAGGGCCTAAATAGTTGGCTTAGCGGCTTTTAACCGCAACGGTAAAAGTGAGCGTGCTTTTACTTTTTGGGGCAAGAGTAATGTTCCATGCTGCGCTATTTGCCGATTCCTTTGTATATGGGCTAGAGCTTTGTTTTATCGTCCATTGACCATCGAGGTGCTCTACCATTTTTACAGTTGCCGAGGTATTTTTGGCGTTGTTAAAGGTGATTTGATAGCTGCTTTCAAATTCAAAATTCTTGTTGTTGTCATTAATGATTTTGTAATCGAGTAGTTTTCGCTCGGCAGAGACATCAAAGCTTTTGCCCAGTGTTAGTACAATATCTTCGTTTTCTGCTGTGTGATCAAGGCTATCTTCGCCAACAAATTGCGCATTACCTTGGCTGTCTTGTTGGTAAACCCGCACAATCCCTTTCGGTAGAGCTATTCCTAAGTTAGATTTTTTATCATTTTTTAAGAGAAGCTGCACAGTGGGCTTTAATTTTTGGGTTTCTTCGCTAGTGATGTTATAGCGGTTGATGGGGCTCGCGCTGAACACTAATTGCTGCTGGCTTGTTACATTGGCAGCTGTAAATAACGAAACTTGTTTAGTTTGTGCGTTGGCTAGGTTTGTTTGACGGGGCAAGCTATAGAGCTTAAATTCCATCAAGTCTTCGGTACTTGGGCTTTCTGCCATTATCATGCTAGATTTGGCCATCATCATGTCCATGCGCTTTGGGTGTTCGTGTACTTGGTTTATTTCCCCTGCAACTAATTGGATTTTTGCATTGCGGTATTGTGTATTGCTGTTGTTGCTTAGTGTTACCCAGCTGGCCAAATCGAGGCTGTTATCTTCTTTTAATTGGGCCACATAATCGGCATGCCACGATAAGCCGTTAGTGAGGTAGCTCAGCTCGTAAGTGTCTTTACCGCGACGGGTATTTTTAACTGTGGTGGTTAATGTTGGTTGTGCGCGTAAATTATTTGGTAATGCTGGAAATATAAAATGGCCGCTAGGGTTGGTTTCAATTTTTCCATCCACCTCTACAATCACGCCGTTATTGGTCGACAACACTTTGGCATTTTGTAATGGCAGGGCAGTATTTGTGCTGTTGTCTATGCGCTGTAGCTGAATTGTTTTACCTTGGTATTTTTCAAGCAGTTTTTGTGGCGTTAGCAAGTCGTAGTCAAAGTTTTGCTCTAGTACTTTAAGTGTATTTGCGTTTGTTGTGCTGCGTAAAAGGGCCGTTTGAGGTTTGATTTGGCCGCTAACACCAATAAATTCAACATCGTGCTCGCCTTTGGGAATAGTAACTTGGCGCTGATCTTTAATCAGTGCCAAGTTACTATTGTAAATCGTTATAGCTAAGCCCGATTGGTCTTCAAGTGTAGATACAACGGTATCGGCAATAGCGGTGGGGAAATACAGGCTGCTTGTAAAAAATACTAGCGAGCTTGCAAGCGTTGCAGGCTTTAACAAGGAGGCAAACTTATCGTGTGTTCTACAGCGTAAAGGCATATCAACTCCAAGTGGTCAGTAGTGGTGAGCGGTGAGTAATAACAACCGTCAATCGAGCCTTAAGATAGCGCGCTGTAATGTAAGTTCAAGTATTGATACTTAGGAGCTTTGAGAGCTTGGAGAGAGTATTAAACAAAGGTTGGCTTTGCCCTGCAGTATAAGGTTTTTGGCTTATACCGCAGGGATTAAACAAAAAAATAATACTACGGGGCGCTGTTATTATTGAGTGCATTGAGTTTCTGGCTAGCCCAAGTACAGTTAGGGTCCAATGCTAGGGCTTGTTTATACGCGCTGCGCGCTTTGTCTGTTTGCTGCTCTTGCTCAAGTACTTGGCCTAGCCAAATATAAGTTTCAACCTCGCCCCATACAACTTGCGCGTCCATTGAGGAGGCTTGATAGTGGTTAAGCGCTTCTTCTAGTAAGGTTCTGGCTTTCTCTGTGCCACCGCCATAGGCGGGCGGTGTGTAAAATGCGTTGATGCCTTCAATTAATAGCGCGCGTGGTCTGGCGTTTATGTCTTCTTTTGCTTCTGCTAAGGTTTGCTGCAGCTGCGGGTAAAGAGTGCTGGCGCTTTTGGGGTCGGCGCCCATCATTAGCCCCCAAATGGCGGCTTTTAATACGTCAGCTTCTGGGTCATTCAGTGGTTTTAATTCGGCTAATGCTAGGTCTAGGTTTGCGAGTACGGCGCTTTTGTCGGGGTTTGGTATGTCGATTTGGGCCAAACGGTAATATGCATAAGCTTTATTATAGCCAGTACTGCTGTCGGCTAGCGCGTTTAGTTGTGATGCATTGTACTGATAAGTGGCGTTTGTGATGGCTTGCTCTACTTTATTAGAGTGCTCAAGTGCAAATGCCTGTGTGCTAAGTGAGAGCGCCAAGGCTAGAGCTGTTAGTGGCGCTTTTATTGTGCGTGGTAGATGAAATAGCGCATTGTGAGTCATAACGTGTTCCTTTGAGTGATTAATGTTAGGTCGTGGGGGTATTGTCCTGCGCTTGGCTGTGGAGCACTACTGTCGAATGTCACAACTTAAGATGACATTTGTCATGCTTTTTAAACATTAAGAAATAACCTATTCCCATTGCTGGAGATATTTACAATGGCTAATTTAAAAACCTTAAGCGCGCCTTTACTGATGGCTTGCTTGAGTATTGCGTGTTCTGCGCAAGCCGAAAAAGCTGAAAATAATTATAAAAAATACTGCGCAAGCTGCCACGGCGGTGAATTACAAGGCGGCTTGGGTAGCTCCTTGGTTGATAATGAATGGAAATATGGCGCCAGTGATGCCGATATTGCACGGGTTATTGAAAAAGGTATTGCAGATAAGGGCATGCCAGCATGGGAGAAAACATTAACGCAGGATGATATTCGCGCACTGATTATTTATATTCGTGAGGAAGGTGCTAGCGCTAAAGTTGATGCCCAACTTAAAAGTGTGCAGCCGCAAGGGGGGATATTCTCAACGCGCCACCATAAATTTAAGTTAGAAAAAGTTATTGATGGCTTTGGTGTTTTATGGGGCTTAGAGTTTTTATCGGATGGATCTTTTTTGTTGTCTGAACGCGATGGCAAATTATGGCAAGTTAAAGGGAAGCAAAAAACCGAAATTACAGGCATACCAAAAGTTTGGGCAAAAACACAAGGTGGCTTGTTGGATATTGCGATAAAAGAGCCGAGCAGTGAAAACCCCTGGGTGTATTTAAGTTATAGCCAGCCTAGTGCTAAAGGGGCGATGACGGCCATTGTTCGCGGTAAAATAAAAAAGCATCAGTTTGTCGATTCACAAATAATTTACCAAGCGGCGCAAGAGTTTCATACCGATAAGGGCTACCACTTCGGTTCGCGTATTGTCTTAGATGGCGGCTATATCTTTTTCAGTGTGGGCGATAGAGGTGATAGGCAGCAAGCGCAGGATTTAAGCCGCCCCAACGGAAAAATTCACCGTTTACATGACGACGGACGAATGCCTACCGACAACCCTTTTGTGAACACGCCTAATGCTGTTAAAAGTATTTGGTCTTATGGTTCGCGCAATCCGCAAGGCATGGTAATGAGCCACGATGGCTTACTTTGGGAGGCAGAGCACGGTCCGCGCGGTGGCGATGAAGTGAATATTATTGAAAAGGGCGTAAATTATGGCTGGCCATTAATTAGCTACGGTATGAATTACGACGGTACAGCGGTAACCAATAAAACAAGTGCCCCAGGTATGGCGCAGCCGAAGCACTATTGGGTACCTTCTATTGCCGTGACGGCTATTGATGAGTATACCGGCAGTGCCTTTGCGCGCTGGGCTAACCATCTTTTAGTGGGAAGCTTGGCAAGGCAGGAGGTTCAGTTGCTCGAAGTGAAAGGCGGCGAGGTAATTAGTACCGAGTTATTACTCAAAAACCAAGGGCGTATACGCGATTTAGTGGTTGGCCCAGAGGGCTTTATATATTTGGCAATGAACCCCGACAACCAAAAAGGTAGCGGTGTTTATCGCCTGGTTCCCGTAACTTCAATGTAAGAAATTTATGACTTCAGTAAAAAAGGCACTTGCGCCTATTCCTGCATTATTGGCAATAACCTTGGCTGAATGGGGAGGCTTGCAGCCGGTTTCGGCGAGTGAATATTTGGAGACCGTCGTGGTAACAGCGCAGCGCGATGAAACAGCGTTACGCGATGTTACCCAATCGGCGACGGTGATCGATAGCGAAGCATTAAAGCGTATAAATGCTGACCATATGCACCAGCTATTTCAGCAGGCTTCAGGCACTTGGGTGAGTCGTGGTAGTGGTCAAGAGCACTTAACGGCCATTCGCTCGCCAGTGTTTACCGGCGCTGGCGCTTGCGGGGCTTTTCAAATGAGCCAAGATGGTGTGCCCTTAAGGGCGGCTGGGTTTTGTAATGTTAATCAATTATTTGATAGCCATTACGAGGCGGCGCAAAGTGTGGAGGTGCAGCGCGGGCCTAAGTCTGCCCTTTATGGTAGCAATGCTTTGTTTGGCGCGATTGATATTCATTTGCCTCGCGCATTGGCGGTGACTGATACCTCTGTTGCTTTAGATGCTTCTAGCCAAGATTTTTATCGGCTAAATGTTGCTAGCCCTTTTGCGCATTCGCCAGAGCAAGGCTGGCTAGCGATGGCGACAATCACGGATAATACCGACGAGCGTGAAAGTGCAGGTTACCAGCAGCAAAAAATTAGCCTTAATTATCAGGCTGATGGGAAACGTATTCAAAGAAATTCTAGCCTGCAGTTTACCCACTTGGACCAGCAAACGGCAGGTTATATCGTTGGCGAAAACGCTTACAAAGATGACACGCTACGTTTGGAAAACCCAAACCCTGAGGCATACCGCAAATCGCTGGCGGTCCGCGCTTACGATCACTGGCAGTGGCGACGCAATGCAATTGATTGGTCGGTAAAGCCTTATTTTCGCTACACGGA
Protein-coding regions in this window:
- a CDS encoding DUF4139 domain-containing protein, which translates into the protein MPLRCRTHDKFASLLKPATLASSLVFFTSSLYFPTAIADTVVSTLEDQSGLAITIYNSNLALIKDQRQVTIPKGEHDVEFIGVSGQIKPQTALLRSTTNANTLKVLEQNFDYDLLTPQKLLEKYQGKTIQLQRIDNSTNTALPLQNAKVLSTNNGVIVEVDGKIETNPSGHFIFPALPNNLRAQPTLTTTVKNTRRGKDTYELSYLTNGLSWHADYVAQLKEDNSLDLASWVTLSNNSNTQYRNAKIQLVAGEINQVHEHPKRMDMMMAKSSMIMAESPSTEDLMEFKLYSLPRQTNLANAQTKQVSLFTAANVTSQQQLVFSASPINRYNITSEETQKLKPTVQLLLKNDKKSNLGIALPKGIVRVYQQDSQGNAQFVGEDSLDHTAENEDIVLTLGKSFDVSAERKLLDYKIINDNNKNFEFESSYQITFNNAKNTSATVKMVEHLDGQWTIKQSSSPYTKESANSAAWNITLAPKSKSTLTFTVAVKSR
- a CDS encoding tetratricopeptide repeat protein, which translates into the protein MTHNALFHLPRTIKAPLTALALALSLSTQAFALEHSNKVEQAITNATYQYNASQLNALADSSTGYNKAYAYYRLAQIDIPNPDKSAVLANLDLALAELKPLNDPEADVLKAAIWGLMMGADPKSASTLYPQLQQTLAEAKEDINARPRALLIEGINAFYTPPAYGGGTEKARTLLEEALNHYQASSMDAQVVWGEVETYIWLGQVLEQEQQTDKARSAYKQALALDPNCTWASQKLNALNNNSAP
- a CDS encoding PQQ-dependent sugar dehydrogenase, with protein sequence MANLKTLSAPLLMACLSIACSAQAEKAENNYKKYCASCHGGELQGGLGSSLVDNEWKYGASDADIARVIEKGIADKGMPAWEKTLTQDDIRALIIYIREEGASAKVDAQLKSVQPQGGIFSTRHHKFKLEKVIDGFGVLWGLEFLSDGSFLLSERDGKLWQVKGKQKTEITGIPKVWAKTQGGLLDIAIKEPSSENPWVYLSYSQPSAKGAMTAIVRGKIKKHQFVDSQIIYQAAQEFHTDKGYHFGSRIVLDGGYIFFSVGDRGDRQQAQDLSRPNGKIHRLHDDGRMPTDNPFVNTPNAVKSIWSYGSRNPQGMVMSHDGLLWEAEHGPRGGDEVNIIEKGVNYGWPLISYGMNYDGTAVTNKTSAPGMAQPKHYWVPSIAVTAIDEYTGSAFARWANHLLVGSLARQEVQLLEVKGGEVISTELLLKNQGRIRDLVVGPEGFIYLAMNPDNQKGSGVYRLVPVTSM